A part of Rattus norvegicus strain BN/NHsdMcwi chromosome 4, GRCr8, whole genome shotgun sequence genomic DNA contains:
- the Gng12 gene encoding guanine nucleotide-binding protein G(I)/G(S)/G(O) subunit gamma-12 isoform X1, with translation MSSKTASTNSTAQARRTVQQLRLEASIERIKVSKASADLMSYCEEHARSDPLLMGIPTSENPFKDKKTCIIL, from the exons ATGTCCAGCAAGACAGCGAGCACCAACAGCACAGCCCAAGCTAGGAGAACTGTGCAGCAGCTGAGATTGGAAGCCTCCATCGAAAGAATAAAG GTCTCCAAAGCATCTGCAGACCTGATGTCATACTGTGAGGAGCATGCCCGGAGCGACCCTCTGCTGATGGGCATACCGACCTCAGAAAACCCATTCAAGGATAAGAAGACCTGCATCATCTTATAG